Part of the Bacillus andreraoultii genome is shown below.
GTAAAAGAAGAATAAGTCGAATAAAACTTAAAATAAGAAAGAGGTGGTTCCATGAATAGTCACGTCATTCCCGCAATTCCATCGTTTAAAAAATTCGAGAAATTTCTATCGAGTAATTACAAAACTTGTATTATGTTGGAGGTCCATTTAGCACAATTGAAAAATATTACGAGTATCGCTAAGCAACACGGTAAAAATGTCATTTTTCATATGGACTTAATAGAAGGGTTAAAAAATGATGATCGGGGAACTGAATATATTTGTCAGGAGTTTCGACCGTATGGATTAATTTCAACAAAATCAAATGTCATTCAAAAGGCTAAACAAAAAGGGGTCCTTTCCATACAGCGGATGTTTTTAATTGATTCCCATGCGTTAGAACAAAGCTATCGACATATCGAGATGGTTAAACCTGATTTTATTGAGGTGCTTCCGGGAACAATGCCATGGATGATTCGTGAAGTACGTGAAAAAACGAATATTCCAATATTTGCTGGAGGGCTCATACGAACGAAGACAGAGGTAGAACAAGCGATAGCAGCCGGTGCTACGGCAGTTACAACGTCAAAACAAAGTATTTGGGAAGCATTTGAAAATTAATCCAATAAACAGAAAAATAGTATTGACAGCGGTTTCATCTATTGCTATGATGTTAACTAAGTTAATAGTTGTGAGGAGACATGGAGACACACAGATAGCCTTCAGAATTTATGAGGGTTGAATCTGTGTGTCTTTTTTTCTTCTCTCCAGTTATGTTAATAAATCGGTTGCAATTAAAAACACTGTCAAACCTCATAATTATTAACATATTTTACTATATTGGAAGGTAGGGGGATGTGTATGTCAGCATTTTTAGGGGAGCTAGTGGGTACGGCAATTTTAATTATTTTTGGTGGCGGTGTCGTTGCCGGTGTATCATTGAATAAGTCGAAAGGAAATGGTGGTGGTTGGGTCGTTGTCACTCTTGCTTGGGGACTTGCGGTTACAATGGGTGTGTTTGCAGTAGGGAAATTTAGTGGAGCACATTTAAACCCAGCTGTGACTTTCGCTTTTGCCATGACAGGTGATTTTCCGTGGAAAGATGTACCGCTGTATATGTTAGGGCAAATTTTAGGTGGGATTATTGGAGCAACGATTGTATTTTTACATTATTTACCACACTTCAAGGCGACTGAGGATCAGGCAACAAAACTCGGTGTGTTCGCAACAAGTCCCGCAATCCGCCATACATTTTCTAATCTTTTATCAGAAATTATTGGTACTTTCGTATTAATTCTTGGTTTATTATTTATTGGAGCAAATGAATTCACAGAAGGATTGAATCCGCTTGCAGTCGGGTTATTAATTGTTTCGATTGGGATGGCTTTAGGTGGAACGACAGGCTATGCTATTAACCCAGCTCGTGACTTAGGTCCGCGAATTGCACATTTTATTTTACCAATTCCTGGAAAGGGTAGCTCGGATTGGGGGTATGCGTGGATACCGGTAATTGGCCCGATACTTGGTGGTACACTAGGTGGTTTAACATACAATGCGTTGTTTTTAGGAAAGGTTTCTATATTTTTATGGGTGACTCTTGCTATGACAGTTTTCGTCATATTACTATCGTATTGGACAAAAGATCAAATTGAAGCAGACCAAGATTCATTATCAGCATAAGTGTAATATAACGTAAATTGTCCCAGATTATTAGTTTTATAGAATAATGTAAAAAAGAGCTATAAAAAGAAGAAATGAGTGAAAATTTTGTGGTAAAATTATCCTAAAAATATAAACGGAGGGGATTGACAATGGAGAAATATATTTTAGCAATTGATCAAGGAACGACGAGTACGAGGGCAATTTTATTTAATAAAAAGGGAGAAATTGTACACGTTGCACAAAAGGAATTTACTCAAATTTTTCCACAACCAGGTTGGGTAGAACATAATGCGGATGAAATATGGGGAACCGTTCTTGCTGTTATGGCAACTTTATTAGCGGAGTCTCAAGTGAAGCCAGAACAGATTGCTGGAATTGGAATTACGAATCAACGTGAAACGGCAGTTGTGTGGGATAAAGAAACAGGAAACCCGATTTACAATGCTATTGTTTGGCAGTCAAGACAAACAGCAGAGATTTGTGAAGATTTAAAAGCAAAAGGGTATGATCAACTATTCCGTGAAAAAACAGGTTTATTGATTGATGCATATTTTTCTGGTACGAAAGTGAAGTGGATTTTAGACAATGTCGAAGGTGCGCGTGAAAAGGCTGACCAAGGAAAATTGTTATTTGGTACGATTGATACATGGCTAATTTGGAAGTTATCGGGTGGTAGAGCACACGTGACTGACTATACGAATGCTTCACGCACATTAATGTACAATATTTATGAGCTAAAATGGGATGATGAGTTACTGGAAATCTTAGGTGTACCAAAGAGTATGTTACCAGACGTACGGCCTTCATCGGAAGTATATTCCAAAACCGTTGATTATCACTTCTTTGGATATGAAATTCCTATTGCGGGTGTTGCTGGTGACCAACAAGCTGCACTGTTCGGGCAAGCGTGCTATCAGCAAGGTATGGTAAAAAATACGTACGGAACCGGTTGCTTTATGTTAATGAATACAGGTGAAAAAGCAGTGAAGTCCGAACACGGTCTTTTGACAACGATTGCCTGGGGATTAGATGGCAAGGTCGAATACGCTCTTGAAGGAAGTATATTCGTCGCTGGTTCAGCTATTCAATGGTTACGAGATGGATTACGAATGTTTAATGATGCAAAGGAATCTGAAAGTTATGCTTCCCGAGTGGCGTCAACGGAAGGCGTATATATGGTTCCAGCCTTTGTTGGTTTAGGTACTCCATATTGGGATAGTGAGGTTCGTGGGGCGGTATTTGGGTTAACGCGTGGAACGACGAAAGAACATTTTATCCGTGCGACTTTGGAATCATTAGCTTATCAAACGCGTGATGTCATTTCTGCGATGGAAAAGGATTCTGGAATCGATTTAAAGACGCTTCGTGTTGACGGAGGGGCAGTGCAAAATAACTTTTTAATGCAGTTCCAAAGTGATATCTTAAATGTCCCAGTAGAACGACCAGTTGTTAGTGAAACAACGGCTCTAGGTGCCGCCTATTTAGCCGGACTTGCGGTTGGCTATTGGGAAAATCAAGAGGAAATCGCCAAACAATGGGCAGTCGATCAAAAATTTGATCCGAAAATGGAAGAAAGAGAACGAGACGAACTTTATACTGGCTGGAAAAAAGCAATCCAAGCAACAATGGCCTTTAAATAAGTTTCATGTAAAAGGGTAGTTCGACTGTGAATTTTTCTTTACAGAAGGATTACTTTTTAAGCTAAATATTCACCATTCCCATAGTGGTTATGATATAATAAAATCAAGTTAATAATTCGGTGTGAGTACAGGAGAAACCAAATGACATTATCATTTTAGAAAAGATAATGCTTGTTTGGTTTCTCCTTTTTGTTGTTTTCGATAAGCGGCAATGTACTCCTACTTTAGGCAATGATACCCGATTTTTCTTTTATATAGCCAAATCACAACAATGGAGGTAAAACATGATGGAATTTCCTTTTTCATATTTTTCAAGAGAGCAAATAACACAATCCATGCAAGAGAATGAGTATGATGTATTAATTATCGGTGGTGGAATTACAGGGGCAGGTATTGCTCTTGATGCAGTGACGAGAGGAATGAAGGTAGCATTAATTGAGATGCAGGATTTTGCGGCAGGTACATCAAGTAGATCGACAAAATTAGTTCACGGTGGACTACGTTACTTAAAGCAGTTTCAAGTTGGTCTTGTCGCCGAGGTCGGGAAAGAACGGGCGATTGTTTATGAGAATGGTCCACATGTGACAACACCTGAATGGATGCTATTACCGTTTTATAAAGGCGGGACATTTGGAAAGTTTACGACGTCAATCGGATTGAAAGTTTATGACTTTTTGGCTGGTGTAAAAAAAGCAGAGCGGAGAAAAATGTTAACTAGAGAAGATACGTTAAAGAAGGAACCACTGTTGAAAAAGTCAGATCTACAAGGTGGGGGATATTATGTTGAATATCGGACTGATGATGCACGATTAACGATTGAAGTAATGAAGGCTGCAGCTGAACGTGGTGCACATATTTTAAATTATACGAAGGCAGTTGCGTTTTTATATGAAAATAAAAAAGTAACCGGCATCGTTTGTGAAGACCAACTAACGAAGCAAAAACTTCATATAAAGGCAAAAACAGTTGTGAATGCTACGGGTCCGTGGGTCGATGAGGTTCGCAACCATGACTATTCGAAAAATAATAAACGATTGCAATTAACAAAGGGTGTCCATGTCGTCATTGATCAATCAAGATTCCCACTTCATCAAGCTATCTATTTTGATACACCAGATGGACGGATGGTTTTCGCAATTCCAAGGGACGGAAAGACGTATGTAGGAACAACCGATACGTTTTATGGTGATGACCCCATTCATCCACGTGTGACAAAAAAAGATCGTGAATATTTACTAGGTGCAATTGATTTTATGTTTCCTGATGTAAAAATTACGGAAGACGATATTGAATCGAGTTGGGCGGGGGTACGACCGTTAATTTATGAAGAAGGCAAAGACCCATCGGAAATTTCTCGTAAAGATGAAATATGGGAGTCGGATAGTGGACTAATAACAATAGCTGGCGGAAAACTAACAGGATACCGGAAAATGGCAGAACATGTCGTTGATTTAGTTTCCAAAAGATTATCTAGCAGTGGCCTACAGTTTCGTCCTTGTGAAACAAAACATATTCCGATTTCTGGAGGGGATGTCGGCCCTTCAAGCCAATTTCCATCTTTTGTTAGAAATATGTCTGAAATCGGATTAAAATACGGTTTTACAAAGGAAGAGGGAGAATGGCTAGCAAAACATTATGGATCAAATGTGGAGCAAGTTTTTTCATACGGAAAGCAATACGATGAATCTAGTCGTTTGTTACCAAAAGTATTATACACACAACTTATGTATGCGATTGAACATGAAATGATTGTGAAGCCTGTGGATTTCTTCATTCGTCGTACAGGGTATGTTTACTTTGATATTCACACTGTACAAAGATGGAAAGAGGAAACCATAACATTAATGGCAAAAATATTTAATTGGTCTGACGCACAAACAGAAGAGTATCGGAAAGAGTTAGAACAAGAAATCAAGGCGGCTCGTGTGGCAGCAGATTAAAGAAAAAGTACCTTAACCTAGTAGCGGATTCGGTTTTAAAAGAGAAAATTTAAATAAGAATAGCTATGTAAGTAGAAGTGTTTTAACAGTTAAGTTGCAAAGGTATTAGTTTTTAAGTGGTTAGGTCAGAACTGAATTCCCCTTGTAAGAGGGGAATAACTCCAATTTCAATAAACCTATGAATAAAAAGCCCGAACAATTACGAAACTCTAAATGAGAATTTCGCATGAAAAGTTCGGGTTTTCATTTTGGCTTTCAAATCTATATTATATTAGAATATTCTTGTCTTAAAATCACCTTTCATAATACTTTGTGAAAGACTTCAAAAGTTTTATGCCATAAACCTTAATCTACCCATTGAATCCTAAATTTCTTTCCACCTTTGATGTAGTGAATTAAGACGCGGTCTTCCGCAACTACACGTCCAACAACGTTCACTTTTTCATCTGCAGGTAAATCTGTTTTCGTTATTTGAATTTCACCTTGATATCGCCCGTATTTGCAATTATCAATTGTAATGGATCCGTATAAACGTTCAACCGTGTTTTCCGGTGCAATCTCCATATTCCCAAGTACGTTGTCAAGACGAGACTCTGCTGAGCGAATGACGTCTCTTGCTGCGTCCAAACGGTTTGTTTGTATTGAATGGAGTCGTTCCTTTATTTCTTTATTCTTTATAAAACTCTCTGCTCGTAAACAAATGACATCATTTTCAAGATAAAATTTAAACTTCTCATAGGAATCTTTATTTATCGATGGATCACCAATGATCATTTTATCGATACTCTGGTTATTTTCAAAATCAAGGAAGCTAGCAAATGTAGAGTGGCCCCGGTGGCTTTCAACAGTTGGGAGCCCACAAAACAAAGGACCACGCAACTTACCATCACCAGGAATAAAAGCCATTACTTTCACACCTTCCAAACGAAGCCAATGATTCTTAATCGAAAATTCCCATTCATTTAATCCGGTTTCTGGTCGTGGATAGAAATTATGCCATGCTTCAACGGAGGAGACTTGTAGCCCAAAATTTTTCAGCGTAGCCAAACTTTCTTTTGTCAAAGTACTTGCATTTAAGGCGATACGGGTTTTTCTTGAGAGTTCGGCAATTCGCCGTTCAGAAATTCCATAATCGACACGTAAGCCTGTCACTCCCCATGCTTGTAGCTCATGAGCATTTTCCCAAGTAAAACCTAAATGGTGAAGGGATTGTGGTGAAATATCAGCAAAGAGCTCCATTTCATATTTTTGAGCAAGCTTACCTAAAAATTTAAGACGATCCTCGTATAAGCTATGGTCATCTTCTGGAATATGTAGCGATGTAAAAATACTTTTGCAGCCAATTTGATTCATTTTGTTTACATATGTTTCTAAATCATCATCAAACTGCTTCGATAAATAAACGGAAATTCCTAACATTCGTCTCACCTTTCAACATATACTATTATGTTATTATGTAAAAAAAGGGAGAAATTCATTCCCCCTCTTGAAATAGTAACTTTAAAAACTATCATCCATCTCTTTCTTATAACCAAAGAAGTAGGTGAATAGGAAACCTGCTGCATACGTGATGAGTAATCCTAAGAAATAAATGAAATATTGATTATTTACAATAAGTGGAATTAGTGTAAGACCAGATACGCCAACACTACTTGCAGCGGTATGCATGACAGCTTGGAATGCCCCACCAACAGCAGCACCCAAGCAAGCGGTTACAAAAGGGCGACCTAATGGTAATGTAACACCGTATAACAATGGTTCACCAATTCCTAAGAAACCTACAGGAAGCCCACCTTTAATTACGTTTTTAATCCGTTTATTTTTCGTTTTGACATAAATAGCGATGGAAGCTCCCACTTGACCAGCACCGGCCATTGCTAAAATTGGAAGGAGTGCTGTTGAACCGACAGTGTTAATTAATTCCATATGAATCGGTGTTAATCCGTGGTGTAGACCGAGCATTACGAGTGGTAAGAAGAAACCAGCTAGTAGTCCCCCCGCGACAACGCCACCAACATCTAAAATGAAATTAATTCCTTGAGTAATCCCGTCTGAGAGGAATCCAGCTAATGGTTGAACGACTGCAATTGTTAAAAGACCTACAGTTAAAACGGTTAATAATGGCGTGATAATAATGTCAACTGCATTCGGGATAAACCTTCTGTATTTCCTTTCAAAAAACACCATTAACCATGCGGCAAACATTGCACCGAATAATCCTCCACGACCAGGCATTAAGTTGTGACCAAATAAGACGATATCTGCTAATCCCGGATGCATCGTTATTATACCGGCAATCGCACCAAGAACGGGTGTACCACCAAATTCCTTCGCTGTATTCCAACCGACGACAATGGCTAAATAACCAAAAATACTTCCGCCAATGACCGTAAGAATTTGCATCCAAGTTAAAGTTGGGTCAACACCGGAGTTTTTCGCCAAACCGACAATCCCGTTTATAATACCAGATGCAACTAATCCAGGAATGAGCGGGATGAAAATGCTTCCAATTTTACGTAGCAAATTTTTTACGGGTGTATTATTCTTTTGTTTTAATTCACTTTTCTTCAAGTTAACTAGGTCGTCTTCATTCGCATCCATCGTTTCTCCCATTTTTATTCCTGTTATTTGACTAATATGGTCAGCAACTTTGTTTACCGTTCCAGGACCGACGACGATTTGAAGTGTATCATCATCGATTACGCCCATAACGCCGTCAATATTTTTTAATTGACTCATGTTTACCTTTGAGTGATCTTTTACTTTAAGACGGACGCGTGTCATGCAGTGGGTAAAGGAGTGAATATTATCGCTACCACCAATATGCGAAAGAATCTCTCTCGCTAGTCTTTCTTCTTTTCTCATCACGTTCCCTCCAAATCTATTAAATATTTTTAATAAATCCTTGTGCTTCCTCTAAATTCTTTATAGCCTCTTCATAGGAACAGTTTAATAAAATCATGACAATGGCAATTTTCACATTGCGTTGTGCTCGTTCGAAATACCGTTCAGCAACATCATAATTGACACCCGTTGCTTCCATAATAATTTTTTTTGCTCGGTCAATAAGTTTTTCGTTCGTTGGTTGAACATCAACCATTAAGTTTTGATACACTTTTCCAATACGAATCATTGATGTTGTTGTAATCATATTGAGTACGAGTTTTTGTGCGGTACCAGCTTTTAATCGAGTTGAACCCGTCAGTACTTCTGGTCCAGTTACGACTTCGATTGCTACATCCGTAATGGCACCAATCTTAGAGTTTTTATTATTACTAATGCTTGCAGTTTTTGCACCGATTTCCTTTGCGTATTTTAATGCACCGATAACATACGGTGTTCTTCCACTGGCGGCAATCCCAATGACAACATCTTTATTTGTTATGCCGATTGTTTTTAGGTCATCACCTCCTGCTCGTTCGTTATCTTCTGCACCTTCAATGGCATTCATAATGGCTTCTCTGCCCCCTGCAATAATACCTTGTACAAGGCTTTTATCAACCCCGAAAGTTGGGGGACATTCGGAAGCATCTAATATTCCAAGACGGCCACTTGTTCCTGCACCTACATAAACGAGTCGACCCCCGTTCTTAAATGAATGGACAACTAAATTGATAGCGCTTTCAATACGGTCAAACTCATCGCGGACTGCTAAAGGAACAGTCACATCCTCTTTGTTTAGGAGTTCTAATATTTCACGTACCGATTTTTGATCTAAATTCATTGAATTCGGGTTTCGTTGTTCTGTTGTTAATGGGTCTAGCATTTACACACCTTCTTTAAAATAAAATATCTTACACTTTTATTTTATACCGGAGAAATTAAATGTCAATAATTTTTACAAAAACTATGAAATTAAATTTCAATTAATAGAATAGTAAATTTATCTAATAAAAAAGAGATAAGAAAATTATTTTCACTTATCTCCTCAATTGTAATACTTCATTTCTTGCATCATGGTATTGCTTTAGTAAGTTTTCTCCTTTTATGTGAAAAACACTTATATAAAGTGCATCAATAATTGTTAATTGCGTCATTTGAGAAGGAATACTTCCAATACGATAGTCATGTTCAACAATTGGTGTGCAAAGCCGAATATCTGCCTCACGGTAAAGAGGGGATTTGTCCATATTCGTAATAGCAATAACGGTAGCTCCTTGTTTCTGGGCAAATCTTGATAACTCTAAAACATCTTTCGTTTTTCCAGACATACTAATCGCAACAAATATGGATTTCTCTGTTAAATATGGTATTGCGGAAAGGAGAAGGTGAAAGTCATGATTGGTTGTACAAGCGTATCCTAGTTTTGTGAATTTATAGTGCGCATCCATTGCGGCGGTGGCACTACCTCCAACCCCATAAAAAACGAGGCGATCTGCAACGGACAACACTTCCACAGCTCGCTCATACTCTTTACGGTCTAATGATGCAGGAGTTGCCTCAATCGCTGCTTTGTTAACATAGGTAACCTTTTGAAAAAGATCATACGGATCATCTTTTTGTTGTAATACATCAAAATCTGTTAAGTTCATTCCTATTAACGTAATATCTTTAACAAGCTCAATTTTAAATGATTTAAAACTACCGATTCCAATTGATTTACAAAATCGAATGACACTTGATTCACTAACACCACTATTTTTTGATAAGTCTTTTGTCGTCATATTCGGGACTAATTCAGGATGTTCAAGTATATATTCGCCTATCTTTTTTTCAGCATCTGATAACCTAGTTAAATTTTGTTCAATTCGAGTTAGCAGCGAGCTCATCTTAGTTCCACCTCATTTATGTTGATGTAAATTTCATATATTTCATTCGGTGAGTACAATTTGATTATAAACGTTTTATAGTGAACAATACATTTTTTATGACTTATCTTTTGGTTAATCGTTTATTCTTGGAAAAAATTGTTCATAAACGGCGGAATCGCCCATAAACTTGGATTCCTGCTTATTTATAGGCCAATCATTCATACAAAAAGAGTTTTCGCAAAAACCATTCGTCCTAAGCGAAAAACTCCTTTGTAAGTCTAAAAATTTTTATAAAAACTACTCTATACAACTTTTCTTTCATGATCTGCAACCGAAGCTACTGGTTTTCGGAACCATGAAATGATTAAAACAGCAAAGAGAACAAAACCAAGATAACCAATGACTGGATAGAAAAATGACACAAGGTCAGTAAAACCTAAGAAACTTAATGCTAACGCGACTATTCCAGAAATGAGAATCGTCCATTTAAATTTTGCCGTTCCAATTTGTGCAAAACGGGCCCCGAATGAGAAAAACATCCCAATTGCAGTGTTGAAAATCATCCCGAATAAAATAACCGAGTAAATGACACCTAGGATGGGGGAAATTTCATCGGCAATTTTTAACAGAGGCATATCAACATGACCGACAACATCGACTTTAGAGAATATCGTTAAATAGCTCACAATAATTAAAATTCCAATACCTAATCCACCGACAAGACCGCCGTATATGGCTGTCTTTTCGTTTTTTTCATTCCCACCCATTACAATCGTCATAGAAGCTCCTAAGACAATATTCATCGAAACATAATTTAGCGTTGATACAAACCAGTTTGAAACAGCAGATTTTTGATTAACGGCCATTTCACTTAATTCATTGAGCGGTAAATTTTTCGTTATAAAACTATATATACATAAGAAAATGACTGCGACAATAAGAAAAGGGGTGATACTACCAATAACCTTGATTACTCTGTCTACATTTCCTATGACGGAAAGTATAACAAGAATAAGCATGAACAAGCTGCCAACGATATGTGGTAAGCCGAACTGTTGTTGTAAGGAAGAACCACCTCCTGCAATCATCACTACACCAAAGCCAAACAATGCAATAATCAATATATAATCGATAATCTTGCCAAGAATCCGACCGCTAATGTGGTAAATGACATCACTATGGGACGTTGCTTGGTAGTTACTACCGAGCTTCATTAATGTTACACCCATAAATGAAAAAAGAACGGCTGCGAGTAGTGCTGCAGCTAATCCAAAATAACCAAAGCTAACGTAATATTGTAAAATTTCTTGTCCAGATGCAAACCCAGCACCGATAATGACACCAATAAATGCACTACCAATCTGGAAAATTTTCTTCATGATTGATTGTCCTCCAAATCTATGTATCGACGATCGTATACTAATCAATCGATGTGTGTAAAAAATGTTCATAAAAATAATTATAGAACGAAATGACCATCGATGCTAGAGGAAATTACTATTATTGACGGAAGTTATAGAAATAGGGCATGAAAAAATAAGAGGATTGGACCAATCACTCTCTCAATCCTCTTTCATATTTGAAACGATAAAACCGGCATTATCTAACTCATGACAAGCAGCGGTGATTTTTTCCATCGAATCGGCTTCTAATGTATGAAGATGGATGCCACCTGTTAATGTTAATAAATAGGCACTGTTCGTTTGACTAATTTTTTCGATAAAGTGGTCGACTTCTTTTCGATTGCTAACACGAATCGATGCTGTAAGGTCACCGTATACGGGATGTTCAACCGTTACATCTTTTACGGATACGCCATGATCTACAATAAGATAAAGTTCTTCCTTTGTTTCTTCCGGTGTATGTTTACACACAATCGTTTTTTGTTTAAGTGAGCTTCCTTTTTCCTCATGAAGATAAAGATAACCTTGACTTGTAGCAATAATCGGTTCTTGTTTTGCTTTTAATATAGAAATGTCTTGAACGATAACTTGGCGACTAACATTCGTTATTTTAGCAATTTCGCTACCAGTTATTGGTTTCTTCTGCTTTTTCAACAAGTCAAGAATAAAATGTTGCCTATCAACTGTTGACATCTTTTCTATCTTTTTCATCTATAAACGCTCCTACTGTGGAAAAATTTATCTACTATTTCTTGAAAAACTTCAGCTATTCTTATCATATCATCTTTTGTCGTCTGTTTTCCAAATGATAGACGAATAAATGAGTATGCCTCTTCATCAGTTCTACCAATGGCTTTCATCGTTCTAGATGGTTCTTGCATGCCAACCGCACAAGCACTACCTGTCGAAATAGCGAGTCCGTAGCGGTTACACTCAAGCAATGTGTATTGTCCTTCCATGCCAATAATACGCAATCCTAATATATTTGGTAAGTAATTGGTGGGGCTACCTTCAACGATCATGCATCCAGAGAAATCGTTTGTTAACCGATCAATTAACTCTTCTCGTAATTTCGTTAATCTTTGTTTCTCACTCTCCATATGTTCAATGAT
Proteins encoded:
- a CDS encoding transcription repressor NadR, encoding MKKIEKMSTVDRQHFILDLLKKQKKPITGSEIAKITNVSRQVIVQDISILKAKQEPIIATSQGYLYLHEEKGSSLKQKTIVCKHTPEETKEELYLIVDHGVSVKDVTVEHPVYGDLTASIRVSNRKEVDHFIEKISQTNSAYLLTLTGGIHLHTLEADSMEKITAACHELDNAGFIVSNMKED
- a CDS encoding YkvI family membrane protein, producing MKKIFQIGSAFIGVIIGAGFASGQEILQYYVSFGYFGLAAALLAAVLFSFMGVTLMKLGSNYQATSHSDVIYHISGRILGKIIDYILIIALFGFGVVMIAGGGSSLQQQFGLPHIVGSLFMLILVILSVIGNVDRVIKVIGSITPFLIVAVIFLCIYSFITKNLPLNELSEMAVNQKSAVSNWFVSTLNYVSMNIVLGASMTIVMGGNEKNEKTAIYGGLVGGLGIGILIIVSYLTIFSKVDVVGHVDMPLLKIADEISPILGVIYSVILFGMIFNTAIGMFFSFGARFAQIGTAKFKWTILISGIVALALSFLGFTDLVSFFYPVIGYLGFVLFAVLIISWFRKPVASVADHERKVV